In Triplophysa rosa linkage group LG18, Trosa_1v2, whole genome shotgun sequence, a genomic segment contains:
- the LOC130568774 gene encoding alpha-tectorin-like: protein MAVQCNTMRVLISLHVILLLVVSSIGTGSLFYPFGTGDTENGHIDDGSSDVIYLLQPFVFFGHTYIQIHVNNNGHLTFDGSWSSFSPYAFPAYGGKDIIAPFWTDIDNRENGVISYQQYTSGDVLTQATQDINQYFPDLSFSASWVFVATWDRVAYYPISGTETSFQVVLISDGNLSFVIMNYGTIAPTQAYVQAGYDTIDSSHHFSITGSLVNDFTSLTYSSNVNVTGRWAFSTDHGSRGCQFNGLAVQLGDSFWSDSTCQERCTCTSSGLQCSLEPCTYSQACRRDAFQYSCQNIQRQTCTISGDPHYYTFDNQIFHFQGTCTYVLSEACGNGLPYYRIEGKNELRGSTHVSWTRMVRVFVYDEEIELIKDHYYEAKVNGTLTATPFSLRNGSIQVYQSGFTLAVSTDFGLVVTYDAYSWVTISVPYEYQNATCGLCGNFNLYPEDDFRSPSGEILSSDVDFANSWKVEGDTDPECHNVRCTGLACAGCSDDEMSVYGDTNHCGILGDASGPFAACHSVLSPQIYIENCVFDICLGGGYQPILCQALSVYAAQCQQQGVQLGQWRQQGFCEIQCPEHSHFESQGTSCPATCTDPSAPMNCPLPNQESCICDAGYILSAGTCVPEADCGCTFEGFYYAEGQSVVLDEDCGRQCVCSSRTMICHQHQCGPAEMCEVHHGVRGCRPTSYASCSVEGLGFYHTFDGLTFRYPGACGLTLARVMEPSQLPYFAVTVEKVPRGLDNFARFLKFETEGTQISIEMGEGHIVQVDGQTVGLPVMINSSRIRIYQSSVMGFVLETNFGLTIRADWPHMVQIMAPVSYSDTLGGLCGNINGNITDEYISPDGDLLDDPQTFADSWRDGSLSAYCEDRADLWEPRHYQNSQFSEQCSIMSMPDGPFAECSRTLDPTQRIQDCIQMLEQTSGAREALCEALRGYTLLCQQNGIAVGEWRNITQCEPTCPPNAHYELCGTSCPASCPSLSFPFQCTLQCQEGCQCNDGLVLNGDHCVPPMGCGCRYAGRYRQPGEQFWHDEECQSLCICYGITGNVHCTPSSCSEQELCSVVEGEYGCHRSPPASCSASGDPHYISFDGTYFDFQGTCRYVLATVCNDTRGLSHFQVDARNEAWQEMTVSITAKVFVNISGHLIDMSQDMNGFYTIKIDGETRNLPVQLDSGHVTVSFIGQQILVSTDFGLSVTYGFWMVIIIVPADYRGITCGLCGNFNGHTEDDFMTPSGSLAPSVDQFGAEWKVEDEMPCNDGCGDNCPLCQDQTIANGLCEIIRDNQGPFSFCHAFVDPQAYFNDCSFDVCLSGNLHDVLCHSIQSYVRACQSANAVVFPWRENASCVMACPENSHYELCGTDCGRICGRGVNTSCEHSCTEGCFCDDGFVRCGELCVHADECGCSYNGFYYDFGEKFWNSECSQHCECFGTDDLRCSASSCPPTTECTVRNGHLGCYGEMSTCMVWGDPHYITFDGAVVHHQGTCSYEIAQTCNVTEDDLAFRVVATNRHRGNMAVSFVSVVDVWLSQHGEQTHITIEQNRKIQVNGIYIGLPAFQINDLVEVHEEQGFVVLNAFNKFMVHFDGDSILLVRLSQSFSGAVRGMCGNFNGNPVDDKELPCGGLAPNDTVFGNSWKSDISTPGCGASDQTANPDDCPFEQEYSDLCSIITNTTGPFQECHHHVDPVPYYHSCVYDLCFYTPENGMLHADVHAYETACVYLGIQIPEWRSSLRCYVRDPCSELSCTEDEWCGEKDGVFGCFCNEDDPRPNPDSFDFSQTCESSSGSLSLSRCQLFEAGFSADVLHLNDPACKGTIQNGRVQFRFDNNNDVCGASVVANGTHLIYENFILGASESAEGPIRRDTDLQLSFSCIYPLSQTITMDKHINPLESRIHKNLPSDEGRYQVRVVPYQDSDFSQPFTGDVDVQKNKPIFVEVGVDGVDSHQYATVIDTCWATPVNDPDYSLRWDLITGECPNTHDSSVKLLQNGVSSSSRFSFRTFSFSSNFTKVYLHCSVHLCLKATHNCTAHCYPGCRQRVGRSLDFHDTASISMGPLVLSKRNTDTLAIDRWMVSRAPGLCGSLIILLVLLLTAACTIF, encoded by the exons atGGCGGTGCAGTGTAACACAATGAGAGTTTTAATCTCATTGCATGTGATATTACTTCTGGTTG TCAGTTCCATTGGCACGGGCAGCCTGTTTTATCCATTTGGAACTGGAGACACGGAGAATGGACACATTGATGATGGAAGTTCTGATGTGATTTACCTCCTGCaaccttttgttttttttggacATACATACATCCAAATACAT GTCAACAACAATGGACACTTGACGTTTGATGGGTCGTGGTCCAGCTTCTCTCCATACGCATTCCCAGCTTATGGTGGTAAAGACATCATCGCTCCATTCTGGACTGATATTGATAACCGCGAGAACGGTGTTATCTCATATCAGCAGTACACCTCTGGGGATGTCCTGACTCAGGCTACACAAGACATCAACCAGTACTTCCCTGACCTGAGCTTTTCTGCTTCATGGGTCTTTGTTGCAACATGGGACAGAGTGGCATATTATCCAATTTCAGGAACA GAAACATCTTTCCAAGTGGTCTTGATTTCAGATGGCAATCTCTCATTTGTTATAATGAACTATGGTACCATAGCGCCAACACAAGCATATGTACAG GCTGGTTATGACACCATCGACTCGAGCCACCATTTTTCAATTACCGGATCACTTGTGAACGACTTCACAAGCTTAACATACAGCAGCAATGTCAATGTAACAGGCAGATGGGCCTTCAGTACAGATCATGGATCACGGGGTTGTCAGTTCAATG GTTTAGCAGTGCAGCTGGGAGATTCTTTCTGGAGTGATTCCACCTGTCAGGAGAGATGCACCTGTACCAGTAGTGGTCTCCAGTGCAGCCTGGAGCCCTGCACTTATTCCCAAGCATGCCGTAGAGACGCTTTCCAATACTCTTGTCAGAACATTCAAAGGCAAACCTGCACCATCTCTGGAGATCCTCACTACTACACCTTTGACAACCAGATCTTTCACTTTCAAGGAACTTGCACTTATGTTCTGTCTGAG GCTTGTGGAAATGGTTTGCCGTACTATCGAATTGAGGGCAAAAATGAGCTCCGTGGTAGTACACATGTTTCATGGACTCGCATGGTCAGAGTATTTGTGTATGATGAAGAAATTGAACTGATTAAAGATCACTATTATGAGGCAAAG GTTAATGGGACCCTTACAGCAACACCTTTCAGTCTGCGCAATGGCTCCATCCAGGTCTATCAGTCAGGTTTCACCTTGGCCGTCAGCACAGACTTTGGTCTGGTTGTTACATATGATGCATACAGCTGGGTCACCATCTCTGTACCGTATGAATACCAGAATGCCACATGTGGTCTGTGTGGGAATTTTAACCTGTATCCTGAAGATGATTTCCGTTCCCCTTCTGGGGAGATTCTGAGCTCAGATGTGGACTTTGCCAACTCTTGGAAGGTAGAGGGGGACACAGACCCGGAATGTCATAATGTCAGGTGCACGGGTTTGGCTTGTGCTGGTTGCAGCGATGACGAAATGAGTGTTTACGGTGATACAAACCACTGTGGGATCCTAGGAGATGCTTCGGGACCCTTTGCTGCCTGCCACTCTGTGCTTTCACCACAGATATACATAGAGAACTGTGTCTTTGATATTTGTTTAGGAGGAGGGTACCAACCCATCCTGTGCCAGGCTCTCAGTGTGTATGCTGCTCAATGCCAGCAGCAGGGAGTACAACTTGGCCAGTGGAGACAGCAGGGATTCTGTG AGATTCAATGTCCTGAGCACAGCCATTTTGAGTCACAAGGAACAAGCTGCCCTGCAACCTGCACTGATCCCTCTGCCCCCATGAACTGTCCCTTGCCCAATCAAGAGAGCTGTATCTGTGATGCTGGGTACATTCTCAGTGCTGGGACATGTGTTCCTGAAGCAGACTGTGGCTGCACCTTTGAGGGATTCTATTACGCTGAGGGACAGTCAGTAGTGTTGGATGAGGACTGTGGGAGGCAGTGTGTTTGCAGCAGCAGGACAATGATCTGCCATCAGCACCAGTGTGGTCCAGCAGAGATGTGTGAAGTTCATCACGGTGTGAGGGGCTGTAGACCCACCAGCTATGCTTCCTGTTCAGTTGAAGGCCTAGGATTCTATCACACCTTTGATGGACTAACTTTCAGATATCCAGGAGCTTGTGGACTGACCCTTGCAAGGGTGATGGAACCATCCCAACTACCATACTTTGCTGTAACAGTCGAAAAAGTACCTAGAGGTCTTGACAACTTTGCAAGATTCCTGAAGTTTGAGACAGAAGGAACTCAGATTTCCATAGAAATGGGAGAAGGTCACATTGTACAG GTGGATGGACAGACAGTTGGTTTGCCAGTCATGATTAACTCCAGTCGAATCCGCATCTATCAAAGCAGTGTCATGGGTTTTGTTCTGGAAACAAACTTTGGGTTGACCATTAGAGCTGACTGGCCACACATGGTCCAAATCATGGCACCAGTCTCTTACAGTGATACACTCGGAGGTCTTTGTGGGAACATTAATGGAAATATTACAGATGAGTATATAAGCCCAGATGGTGACCTGCTGGATGACCCCCAGACATTTGCAGACAGTTGGCGTGATGGGTCCCTGTCAGCCTACTGTGAGGACAGAGCTGACCTTTGGGAACCAAGACATTATCAGAACAGCCAGTTCAGTGAGCAATGCAGCATCATGTCCATGCCCGATGGACCATTTGCTGAGTGCAGCAGAACACTAGACCCTACTCAACGAATCCAAGATTGCATTCAGATGCTAGAGCAGACCAGCGGAGCCAGGGAGGCTCTCTGTGAGGCCCTGCGGGGATACACTCTGCTCTGCCAACAGAATGGCATTGCAGTTGGAGAGTGGAGGAATATTACCCAATGTG AACCCACCTGTCCACCAAATGCTCATTATGAACTGTGTGGCACATCCTGTCCTGCATCCTGCCCGAGTCTCTCATTTCCCTTTCAGTGCACCCTGCAGTGCCAGGAGGGATGCCAGTGTAATGATGGGCTTGTTTTGAATGGAGATCACTGCGTGCCACCAATGGGCTGTGGTTGTCGCTATGCTGGACGTTATCGACAGCCTGGAGAGCAGTTTTGGCATGATGAGGAGTGCCAGTCGCTGTGTATTTGTTATGGGATTACTGGAAATGTCCATTGCACACCATCATCTTGCAGTGAACAGGAACTCTGCAGTGTGGTGGAGGGAGAGTATGGCTGCCATCGCAGTCCACCAGCCAGTTGTTCTGCTTCAGGGGACCCACATTATATCTCTTTTGATGGGACCTACTTTGATTTCCAGGGCACATGCAGATATGTGCTGGCCACAGTATGTAATGACACTCGTGGTCTATCACACTTCCAGGTGGATGCAAGAAATGAGGCTTGGCAGGAAATGACAGTGTCAATAACCGCAAAGGTCTTTGTAAACATCTCTGGACATCTCATAGACATGTCACAGGACATGAATGGTTTTTATACTATTAAG ATTGATGGAGAGACCAGAAACCTCCCTGTTCAACTTGACTCTGGTCATGTAACTGTCTCGTTCATTGGACAACAAATACTTGTTTCAACTGACTTTGGTTTGAGTGTGACTTACGGCTTCTGGATGGTGATCATCATTGTACCAGCAGACTACCGAGGAATTACGTGTGGACTTTGTGGCAACTTTAACGGTCATACAGAGGATGACTTCATGACTCCTTCAGGTTCTTTGGCTCCTTCAGTAGACCAGTTTGGGGCAGAATGGAAGGTTGAGGACGAGATGCCATGCAATGATGGGTGTGGAGACAACTGTCCTTTGTGCCAAGATCAGACCATTGCTAATGGCCTGTGTGAAATCATCAGAGACAATCAGGGCCCCTTTAGCTTCTGTCATGCTTTTGTAGATCCACAAGCGTACTTTAATGACTGTTCATTTGATGTTTGCCTCTCTGGAAACCTTCATGATGTATTGTGTCATTCTATCCAATCCTATGTGAGGGCCTGTCAGTCTGCCAATGCTGTTGTCTTCCCCTGGAGAGAAAATGCATCCTGTG TCATGGCATGTCCAGAGAACAGTCACTATGAGCTGTGTGGTACAGACTGTGGTCGTATATGCGGCAGAGGCGTTAATACTAGTTGTGAACACTCATGTACAGAGGGATGCTTCTGCGATGATGGATTTGTGAGGTGTGGAGAACTCTGTGTACATGCAGATGAATGTGGATGCTCATACAACGGATTCTACTATGAT TTTGGTGAGAAGTTCTGGAATTCAGAATGTTCCCAACACTGCGAGTGTTTTGGCACAGATGATCTGCGTTGTTCTGCATCCTCTTGCCCTCCGACCACAGAGTGTACAGTCAGAAATGGTCATCTTGGCTGCTACGGCGAAATGTCCACTTGTATGGTGTGGGGTGACCCTCACTACATCACTTTTGATGGCGCTGTGGTCCACCACCAG GGAACATGTTCATATGAGATTGCCCAGACTTGTAACGTTACTGAGGATGATCTGGCATTCCGTGTGGTTGCCACCAACAGACACCGTGGAAACATGGCAGTGTCTTTTGTGTCTGTAGTGGATGTTTGGTTGTCTCAACATGGAGAACAGACACACATCACTATTGAGCAGAACAGAAAAATCCAA GTTAATGGAATTTACATTGGCCTGCCAGCCTTTCAAATCAATGATCTTGTAGAGGTACATGAGGAGCAGGGATTCGTGGTCCTCAATGCCTTTAATAAATTCATGGTCCATTTTGATGGTGATAGCATTCTTCTAGTCAGACTCAGCCAAAGTTTCAGTGGAGCAGTAAGAGGAATGTGTGGCAATTTCAATGGAAATCCCGTAGATGACAAAGAATTACCCTGTGGGGGCCTTGCACCCAACGATACTGTGTTTGGCAACAGCTGGAAATCAGACATCAGCACACCAGG CTGTGGTGCCAGTGACCAGACCGCAAATCCTGATGATTGTCCATTCGAACAGGAGTATTCTGATCTGTGTAGTATTATCACCAACACCACAGGACCCTTCCAGGAGTGCCATCATCACGTCGATCCTGTACCTTACTATCACTCCTGCGTGTATGACCTGTGTTTCTACACACCGGAAAATGGCATGCTGCATGCCGATGTTCACGCCTATGAGACGGCTTGTGTCTACTTGGGCATACAGATCCCAGAATGGCGTTCCAGTCTACGGTGCT ATGTGAGAGACCCCTGTTCTGAGCTCAGCTGTACTGAAGATGAGTGGTGTGGAGAGAAAGATGGTGTTTTCGGCTGTTTCTGCAATGAGGACGATCCCAGACCCAATCCTGACTCTTTTG ATTTCTCTCAAACTTGTGAGAGCAGTTCAGGATCTCTATCTCTTTCTCGCTGTCAGCTTTTTGAAGCTGGTTTTTCAGCTGATGTTCTACATCTCAATGACCCCGCCTGCAAAGGAACCATCCAGAACGGAAGAGTGCAGTTTCGTTTTGATAACAATAATGATGTTTGCGGTGCCAGTGTTGTG GCCAATGGCACTCATTTAATCTATGAGAACTTTATTCTGGGGGCATCAGAGTCAGCCGAGGGTCCCATTAGAAGAGACACAGATTTGCAGCTATCTTTCAGTTGTATTTATCCTCTAAGCCAAACCATTACCATGGATAAGCACATCAACCCATTGGAGAG CCGTATCCACAAGAATCTTCCTTCTGATGAAGGGAGGTATCAGGTTCGAGTAGTTCCATATCAGGATTCAGATTTCTCTCAGCCCTTCACCGGTGATGTAGATGTACAGAAAAACAAACCGATTTTTGTTGAGGTTGGTGTCGACGGGGTTGACAGCCACCAGTATGCTACAGTGATTGACACATGTTGGGCTACACCTGTGAATGATCCAGATTACAGTCTGCGCTGGGATCTCATCACTGGAGA GTGTCCTAATACACATGACAGTTCAGTGAAGCTTCTGCAGAATGGGGTCTCATCATCCAGCCGCTTCTCTTTCCGAACGTTTAGCTTCAGCTCAAACTTCACAAAGGTTTACCTGCACTGTTCCGTTCATCTTTGTCTTAAAGCGACCCACAATTGCACAGCG CATTGTTATCCTGGATGCCGACAGAGGGTGGGCAGATCTTTGGATTTCCACGACACTGCCTCCATATCAATGGGTCCTCTGGTCCTGTCGAAAAGGAACACAG ATACATTGGCCATAGACAGATGGATGGTATCTAGAGCTCCAGGTCTGTGTGGATCTTTGATAATCCTGCTGGTTTTACTCCTGACTGCCGCCTGCACCATCTTCTAG